From one Streptomyces sp. ICC1 genomic stretch:
- a CDS encoding acyl-CoA dehydrogenase: protein MGHYKSNLRDIEFNLFEVLGRDKLYGTGPFGEMDTETAKTILSEITKLSENELAASFEDADRNPPVFDPTTNTAPVPASFKKSYKAFMDSEYWRLGLPEEIGGTTSPRSLIWAFAETILGANPAVWMYSSGPAFAGVLFEEGNEVQKKIAALAVEKRWGSTMVLTEPDAGSDVGAGRTKAVEQADGSWHIEGVKRFITSGEHDMEENILHYVLARPEGHGPGTKGLSLFLVPKFHFDWETGELGERNGVYATNVEHKMGLKASNTCEMTFGDQHPAKGWLIGDKHDGIRQMFMIIEFARMMVGTKAIATLSTGYLNALEYAKERVQGPDLAEFMDKAAPKVTITHHPDVRRSLMTQKAYAEGMRALVLYTASIQDEIQVKQAAGEDTKSLVGLNDLLLPIVKGYGSEKSYEQLAQSLQTFGGSGYLQEYPIEQYIRDAKIDTLYEGTTAIQGQDFFFRKIVRDQGAALNVLSETFKKFLAEGPGGEDLAPARDALAKAAVDLEAIVGQMIVDLTATGEDVKNIYKVGQNTTRLLMASGDVVVGYLLLKGAAVAAEKLPTASPKDVPFYTGKIAAAKFFAAQVLPGVSVARALAESVDNTLMELDEAAF from the coding sequence ATGGGGCACTACAAGTCGAATCTCCGCGACATCGAGTTCAACCTCTTCGAGGTGCTCGGGCGCGACAAGCTGTACGGCACCGGACCGTTCGGTGAGATGGACACCGAGACCGCCAAGACCATCCTCAGCGAGATCACCAAGCTCTCCGAGAACGAGCTGGCCGCCTCCTTCGAGGACGCGGACCGCAACCCGCCGGTCTTCGACCCCACCACGAACACCGCGCCCGTCCCGGCGTCCTTCAAGAAGAGCTACAAGGCCTTCATGGACTCCGAGTACTGGCGCCTGGGCCTGCCCGAGGAGATCGGCGGCACCACCTCGCCCCGCTCGCTCATCTGGGCCTTCGCCGAGACGATCCTGGGTGCGAACCCGGCCGTCTGGATGTACTCCTCCGGCCCGGCGTTCGCCGGCGTCCTCTTCGAAGAGGGCAACGAGGTACAGAAGAAGATCGCCGCGCTCGCGGTCGAGAAGCGCTGGGGCTCCACCATGGTCCTCACCGAGCCGGACGCCGGCTCGGACGTCGGCGCCGGCCGCACCAAGGCGGTCGAGCAGGCGGACGGCTCCTGGCACATCGAGGGCGTCAAGCGCTTCATCACGTCCGGTGAGCACGACATGGAGGAGAACATCCTCCACTACGTCCTCGCGCGCCCCGAGGGCCACGGCCCGGGCACGAAGGGCCTGTCCCTCTTCCTGGTCCCGAAGTTCCACTTCGACTGGGAGACCGGCGAGCTGGGCGAGCGCAACGGCGTCTACGCGACGAACGTCGAGCACAAGATGGGCCTCAAGGCCTCCAACACGTGCGAGATGACCTTCGGCGACCAGCACCCCGCCAAGGGCTGGCTGATCGGTGACAAGCACGACGGCATCCGCCAGATGTTCATGATCATCGAGTTCGCCCGGATGATGGTCGGCACGAAGGCCATCGCGACCCTGTCGACCGGCTACCTGAACGCGCTGGAGTACGCCAAGGAGCGCGTGCAGGGCCCGGACCTGGCCGAGTTCATGGACAAGGCGGCCCCCAAGGTCACCATCACGCACCACCCCGACGTGCGCCGCTCGCTCATGACGCAGAAGGCGTACGCCGAGGGCATGCGCGCCCTGGTCCTGTACACCGCGTCCATCCAGGACGAGATCCAGGTCAAGCAGGCCGCCGGCGAGGACACCAAGTCCCTCGTGGGTCTGAACGACCTGCTCCTGCCGATCGTGAAGGGCTACGGCTCCGAGAAGTCCTACGAGCAGCTCGCGCAGTCGCTCCAGACCTTCGGCGGTTCCGGTTACCTGCAGGAATACCCGATCGAGCAGTACATCCGCGACGCCAAGATCGACACCCTCTACGAGGGCACCACGGCCATCCAGGGCCAGGACTTCTTCTTCCGGAAGATCGTCCGCGACCAGGGCGCCGCCCTGAACGTCCTCTCCGAGACGTTCAAGAAGTTCCTGGCCGAGGGCCCCGGCGGCGAGGACCTCGCCCCGGCCCGCGACGCGCTCGCCAAGGCGGCCGTCGACCTGGAGGCCATCGTCGGCCAGATGATCGTCGACCTCACCGCCACCGGCGAGGACGTCAAGAACATCTACAAGGTCGGCCAGAACACCACCCGCCTGCTCATGGCCTCCGGTGACGTGGTCGTCGGCTACCTGCTCCTCAAGGGCGCGGCCGTGGCCGCCGAGAAGCTGCCGACCGCCTCCCCCAAGGACGTGCCGTTCTACACCGGCAAGATCGCGGCGGCGAAGTTCTTCGCCGCCCAGGTCCTGCCCGGCGTCTCGGTCGCCCGCGCGCTCGCCGAGAGCGTCGACAACACCCTGATGGAGCTCGACGAGGCCGCCTTCTAG
- a CDS encoding M18 family aminopeptidase codes for MSSPAARFDRGHTDDLMTFLTASPSQYHAVANAAERLEKAGFRQLAETDAWDASTGGKFVLRGGAIIAWYVPEGAAPHTPFRIVGAHTDSPNLRVKPLPDTGSQGWRQIAVEIYGGTLLNTWLDRDLGLAGRLTLHDGTDRLVNIDRALMRVPQLAVHLDRSVNTDGLKLDKQRHMQPIWGLGDVHEGDLIAFLEDEEELERGSVAGWDLMVHSIEPPAYLGRDRELLAGPRMDNLLSVHAGVVALAAASAAEKLDHIPVLAAFDHEENGSQSDTGADGPLLGNVLERSVFSRGGTYEDRARAFAGAICLSSDTGHAVHPNYAERHDPSHHPRANGGPILKVNVNQRYATDGSGRAVFVNACERAGVPWQTFVSNNSMPCGTTIGPITAARHGIQTVDIGVAILSMHSARELCGADDPYLLANTMVAFLES; via the coding sequence ATGAGCTCTCCCGCCGCCCGCTTCGACCGCGGCCACACCGACGACCTGATGACCTTCCTGACGGCGAGTCCGTCGCAGTACCACGCCGTGGCCAACGCGGCCGAGCGGCTGGAGAAGGCCGGATTCAGGCAGTTGGCCGAGACGGACGCCTGGGACGCGAGCACCGGGGGCAAGTTCGTACTCCGCGGCGGCGCGATCATCGCCTGGTACGTGCCCGAAGGCGCTGCCCCGCACACCCCGTTCCGGATCGTCGGCGCGCACACCGACTCCCCCAACCTCCGCGTCAAGCCGCTGCCCGACACCGGCTCGCAGGGCTGGCGGCAGATCGCCGTGGAGATCTACGGCGGCACCCTGCTCAACACCTGGCTCGACCGGGACCTGGGCCTGGCCGGGCGGTTGACCCTGCACGACGGGACCGACCGGCTCGTCAACATCGACCGCGCGCTGATGCGCGTGCCCCAACTCGCCGTCCACCTGGACCGGTCGGTGAACACCGACGGGCTCAAGCTCGACAAGCAGCGCCACATGCAGCCGATCTGGGGCCTGGGCGATGTCCACGAGGGCGACCTGATCGCCTTCCTGGAGGACGAGGAAGAACTGGAGCGCGGCTCCGTCGCCGGCTGGGACCTGATGGTCCACTCGATCGAGCCGCCCGCCTACCTGGGCCGCGACCGCGAGCTGCTGGCCGGCCCGCGCATGGACAACCTGCTGTCCGTGCACGCGGGCGTCGTCGCGCTGGCGGCGGCCTCGGCCGCCGAGAAGCTCGACCACATCCCCGTACTGGCCGCCTTCGACCACGAGGAGAACGGCTCGCAGTCGGACACCGGCGCGGACGGGCCGCTGCTGGGCAACGTGCTGGAACGTTCAGTCTTCTCGCGCGGCGGCACCTACGAGGACCGCGCGCGGGCCTTCGCCGGTGCCATCTGCCTCTCCTCGGACACCGGCCACGCCGTGCACCCCAACTACGCGGAGCGGCACGACCCCTCGCACCACCCGCGCGCCAACGGCGGCCCGATCCTCAAGGTCAACGTCAACCAGCGGTACGCGACGGACGGCAGCGGGCGGGCGGTGTTCGTGAACGCCTGCGAGCGGGCCGGCGTGCCGTGGCAGACCTTCGTCTCCAACAACTCGATGCCGTGCGGCACGACGATCGGCCCGATCACCGCCGCCCGCCACGGCATCCAGACCGTGGACATCGGCGTGGCCATCCTGTCGATGCACAGCGCCCGCGAACTGTGCGGCGCGGACGACCCGTACCTCCTGGCCAACACGATGGTGGCGTTCCTGGAGAGTTAG
- a CDS encoding NHL domain-containing thioredoxin family protein — protein sequence MNDAAPALTPAPAPRRRARVRAPELIGKGGWLNTGGKELTLADLRGKCVVVDFWTFCCVNCLHVLDELRELEEKHRDTVVIIGVHSPKFVHEAEHSAVVDAVERYGVHHPVLDDPELATWKQYAVRAWPTLVVIDPEGYVVAQHAGEGHAHAIERLVEELEAEHGAKGTLRRGDGPYVAPEPVAGDLRFPGKALVLPSGNLLVSDTTRHQLVELAADGESVVRRVGSGVRGFTAESFSEPQGLALLPDGTVVVADTVNHALRRFDPATGAVETVAGTGRQWWQGSPTSGPALGVDLSSPWDVAWWRGKVWIAMAGVHQLWTWDPEAGTVELAAGTTNEGLHDGPAAGAWFAQPSGLAATQNRLWIADSETSSVRYVHPVDGGYAITTAVGSGLFDFGHRDGDAAQALLQHPLGVTALPDGSVAVCDTYNHALRRYDPATGQVTTLATDLREPSDAVLVGDDIVVVESARHRLTRLRLPEEAVRVDAVAHRTQRAATEVAPGTLRLDIVFRAPSGQKLDTRYGPSTRLLVSSTPPGLLAAGDGAGTDLFRELALNPDVTEGVLHVSAMAASCDDDPENEYPACHVHQQDWGVPVRITPQGVARLPLVLAGMDD from the coding sequence ATGAACGATGCTGCCCCGGCGCTCACCCCCGCGCCCGCGCCCCGCCGACGTGCCCGTGTCCGTGCCCCCGAGCTGATCGGCAAGGGCGGCTGGCTGAACACCGGTGGTAAAGAGCTCACCCTCGCCGACCTGCGAGGTAAGTGCGTTGTTGTAGATTTCTGGACCTTCTGCTGTGTGAACTGCCTGCACGTCCTCGACGAGTTGCGGGAGCTGGAGGAGAAGCACCGGGACACCGTCGTGATCATCGGCGTGCACTCGCCGAAGTTCGTGCACGAGGCCGAGCACTCCGCCGTCGTCGACGCCGTCGAGCGGTACGGGGTGCACCACCCGGTGCTCGACGATCCCGAGCTCGCCACCTGGAAGCAGTACGCCGTCCGCGCCTGGCCGACGCTCGTCGTCATCGACCCCGAGGGGTACGTCGTCGCGCAGCACGCCGGCGAGGGCCACGCGCACGCCATCGAGCGGCTCGTCGAGGAGCTGGAGGCCGAGCACGGGGCCAAGGGGACGCTGCGGCGCGGGGACGGGCCGTACGTGGCGCCCGAGCCGGTCGCGGGGGACCTGCGGTTCCCCGGGAAGGCGCTCGTGCTGCCCTCCGGGAACCTGCTCGTCTCCGATACGACGCGCCACCAGCTGGTGGAGCTGGCCGCCGACGGGGAGAGCGTCGTACGGCGCGTCGGCAGCGGCGTGCGCGGGTTCACCGCCGAGAGCTTCAGCGAGCCGCAGGGGCTCGCCCTGCTGCCCGACGGGACCGTGGTCGTCGCCGACACCGTCAATCACGCGCTGCGCCGCTTCGACCCCGCGACCGGGGCCGTGGAGACCGTCGCCGGGACCGGCCGCCAGTGGTGGCAGGGGTCACCGACCTCCGGGCCGGCCCTTGGGGTGGACCTGTCCTCGCCGTGGGACGTGGCCTGGTGGCGGGGCAAGGTGTGGATCGCCATGGCGGGCGTCCACCAGCTGTGGACGTGGGACCCGGAGGCGGGGACCGTGGAGCTCGCCGCCGGGACGACCAACGAGGGGCTGCACGACGGGCCGGCCGCCGGGGCCTGGTTCGCCCAGCCGTCCGGGCTCGCGGCCACGCAGAACCGGCTGTGGATCGCCGACTCCGAGACCAGTTCGGTCCGGTACGTCCACCCCGTCGACGGGGGCTACGCGATCACCACCGCCGTCGGGTCCGGCCTCTTCGACTTCGGCCACCGCGACGGCGACGCCGCCCAGGCGCTGCTCCAGCACCCGCTGGGGGTCACCGCGCTGCCCGACGGCTCGGTCGCGGTGTGCGACACGTACAACCACGCCCTGCGGCGCTACGACCCCGCCACCGGGCAGGTGACCACCCTCGCCACCGACCTGCGCGAGCCCAGCGACGCCGTGCTCGTCGGGGACGACATCGTCGTCGTCGAGTCCGCCCGGCACCGGCTGACCCGGCTGCGGCTCCCCGAGGAAGCCGTACGGGTGGACGCGGTCGCCCACCGCACGCAGCGGGCCGCCACCGAGGTGGCCCCCGGCACGCTCCGCCTCGACATCGTCTTCCGGGCGCCGTCCGGGCAGAAGCTCGACACCCGCTACGGGCCCTCGACCCGGCTGCTGGTCTCCTCGACCCCGCCCGGACTGCTGGCGGCCGGGGACGGGGCCGGGACCGACCTGTTCCGGGAGCTCGCGCTGAACCCCGACGTCACCGAGGGGGTCCTGCACGTCTCCGCGATGGCCGCGTCCTGCGACGACGACCCGGAGAACGAGTACCCCGCCTGCCACGTCCACCAGCAGGACTGGGGGGTGCCGGTACGGATCACCCCGCAGGGTGTCGCCCGGCTCCCCCTCGTCCTCGCCGGCATGGACGACTGA